The genomic stretch ACTCTAATCTCTAATCTtcactaaaaaaaaactgcatcaaaatccgttgcgaagttttaatgatttatgcagcatacctacataggaacagagaaagcgactttgtttcaTACTGTGATGATGATGTTTCATGTAGTGATAACTtgtcattataaataaacaagcaTTTAAACCTTTATTGCATTTGAAAAAACTTCTTTCTTTTTTCACTGGCTTGTGACACTTATTGTGACACGTTCCTTGATTGGGTACACAAATACAGGGAGTTTCGGGACAATTGCATTTCTTTGCTTTTATGTTGTTAAGCGAATCTTTTTTTGCGAGAATCTATAAAAGAATTTACATTCAAGAACCAAAACTTAAGCGtcgaaaaattataattatcgatgtaacaaaatatttattaaaatttaaaaattattagtgCCATTTCAACATCTCGTGGAATGGAATTGATATTCTTAGCAAATATTTTACGCCAATTTACTCATTGCTACTTCCTTTTTTAAACTTCCTAACACcacattttcaaatttataataccttCAGTATTTCTGCTTCTCTGGCTTTATTTCTCGCCGCTGCCATCCTCAAATTTGCCAAGTCATCTAGCGCACATTCCTTCGTCAACAATTCCAATGATTCCTTATTTCTACAACTACCTTTATTCCAACATTGATCTTGTAAATACGCTGTTATTCTATAATTCCTAGTATTTTCAGTAtctgcttttattttaatggtttCATCCGACTTCGTTACAATTTTCTCTTTCTTTTTCCttcgtttaaaattatttttctgctTCTGAAAGGAACGATCGTGATTTTTCATATCATTCAGCTTTCTTTCACttgatgttaatttatttttaagacataAACAAGTTGAAAAGGCTATAAAAGCTGTTTTAGCACAATTACGTTTTTTTGATTCGGTTTTGGGCATACCTTCAGTTGgtgtatttttcattttacccTTATTTTCGTTTTGTTTCTTATCAGGTTTTTCGTTATGAATATTATCATTTGTTCCGTTTTCTTCTGTGGCATTGAGTTCGTTATCTGTTCTCGTACAAAAAATAGGTTCATCAGCAGAATTCACTGCTAATTTACTAGGATTCATCATTTTTGAAGTACAGTTTAATTTCAggtgattatttatttcacatctattcactataatatttttacgagCACGTCTTTTTCGATTTAACAGTGCTTTAAAATCCATATTTGGTTTAGATTTCTTTGACATAACAATatgaaaacaacaaaaatattctttaCGGCATATGTTTTTGGGACAAATACAGCGTCTAACGTTCCCCGATCTGGAAaggtattttgaaataattttgttaaattgtgacatttttatttttctccaTTCATGAATTCGTTTTCTTTTCATTGCTTTTGATTTGATTCTTGGTAATTTCAACTTATATCGTGTTGTCTTCTTGAAATATCTTATTATAAATCTtatgcatttaaattttacatagtttcttccatgttttgttttattcttcATATTACGTACATGATGAGTTTTAGCTCCATATACGTCgtaattattcttaaaatcAGAATTTTGAACTTCTGAACCTGCATATTCGTTAAGTTCTAAATTATCGTCAAACGATTCAAGAAGGGAAATCTTTTCTGAATATTCATCTCTGTTAGATTTCGAATAATATGAGtcacatttttcttttctataattaatttttgatttgagaAGGCTAAGTTTTAGATAATCTTTACTAGAATCAGCTTTGCATTCATTGATATCATTATCACTATCATCGTCTGTGGACCCTCTGAAATTTTTATCAACGTTAATCTTGTAGAAGAATTATTTTGAGTATAGCCTTGAGTATTTGTTTAACATtacagtaattaaaaataattgattatcAAACTCATATCACTATTACAGACTACAGACTACAAAACATTACTCAAAaatctttacttttccaaactGATATCACTAAGGTCTCCATAATCGGCTGGAGACATGCAAATTGTGCATAATTCACCGATATCGGTGAAACAACATCTACAGTATATGCCTGGGCATGATGGTGTTTCGcatctagaaaaaataaaaatatggatgattttttttggctttttttaagttttaggagtagaatattaattgaagttattttagcatagatatatttaattaaacttgcCTGATCAATCTTGTGTCGGGATCTCTCAACAGGTCTATAGTGTCGCAAAGCAGGCAGTGCGGTTCTTTCGGCAACGTTCCCAATAAACGACGCAAAAAGTAACACCTAAACAAAATAAAGGACTACTTtcttaatttcaaatttatatttttaaaagtacgcATAACTTTTATGCTTATTAGCATAATTTAtcttattgtatattattacatattttaaaccatcgcgataataaaaaaaatctcacgGTATATGAGAATCCACCCAGTGTCGAAATGTGAGATTCTCTTCACCgctatatttatattcacgATGAAGTTTCCTTCTTGCTAGTTTCATAAAACTGCCTGTTgaatgtgaaaaaaataatgaaatattgaataaataatacttattagtACAATAATGTAGGCTGCCTAATGTTAATGTAAAAGGTCATGAAACTTAGTTCTTCTCTTTGGTTTAATTCCACtctaatttgttttattttttagttttaactgAAATGCACTAGATTAATGCATggtcaatatttaaaaatttcatggCTTTCTGATCAAACAACCACCAAAACTTGGCCATTCCACTAGTTAATTTTATCTACCACTACGTGATTACTAGCTAAAATCAATACCGCTGTATTGTAttgataaaatgataaaaaaccCTACCCCTAGTTCTCAAGATATGGTTATATAGCCAAGTGGCTCGAGCCTTTGCTCGCTCTGGGCGATAATGTCCCATGATCACGTGGCGAAGTCGCAGACCGTACGGTTCGAATAACGCGAATAACCATAAAAGTATTATCAGTACACCTGAAAGTTTGTAATATAGTAAGGAAGGTAATAATTAGAAATAGTGAAGCTTTTCAAACTGAGAGAAAATCTGAAACAACGCCTATATCCATAAAGCAAAGGTAGGAACTGCTTGAACTAAAAGGTAAGATAAGTCGCAATAATTCTGTTAGCAATTTTCATGATCGTATAGAAGAATggataatgaatatatttttaaattctgttCATTTATTTACTGTGTGATAGaaaacttgaaaaaaaaataagaattatttagttaacgtgtaaatgtTAATAGTCCATATTCTATACTCAAACGTATAAGAAGGTACAGGTTAAAGCCCATAGATAAAAATCTGTTGATATCAAATGTAAATACAAACCTTACCTATTTGATAATAACGTTGAAAATCAGGTGGATGTGGGTTCGGTAAGCACGATATAGGAGATGATGCTGGCAAATACAATGGCACTGTCAATATATTGAATATAGATCGTAACAAATCTGCTCCGAAGCCTGTTCCTGTTACTTTTATGCCAGCATCGGGAGGACCAGCTATAAATAAGTGATTAGGTATAAGaagattattatattgatgaGGAAATTAGGTTTTATTGCGAAACTTTTCCGAAATTGTAGCTCTTAGCTAGCTAGCGGGAATGaacattgttattatttaaattaatctaCAATAAGTTAATTGAAATGATGAAAATCGAGAATTCAGTGCAGGAAAACAGAAAATTTAAGGACGAGTACGAGGACTCGACGTGTAGTCTATTTGacactgtctgtctgttgtttattttgattttatcatACCTCATACCTCCTACTATCATTCCACCTATTTTTCCTTGAAAAGCACCGAGATAAATACTAACGTGGTATTAAACTCTGGAACCTGCCATGGTAACGTATCGTCATTAACACCCAATATAAACTATAGTCTGCTACCATGTGTATCATTAATTTGAACGTCGTGATAGCCATGACTACAGCTGACCGGGATAGAAATACCTTTTCTGTAGTTACTAAACGAAATGATGTCGTCTGAAAAGAGGGTCTTTTCTGGTTTCTCTAGGTATGGGATATTATATTAACCTAAGTGTAAAAGATACCTAGATAAAGGTAAAGACAGGATAGCTGGTTATAGGTTCTTTAGAAAAACATAAGTTGTGAAAATTATCAAATGAAATAAGGAGGTAAGTATCGTAATTAATGaatcaatttaatttcacGAAAGAATATTATGCTAAAGTTGAAATCTCACAGGGATATACTTCGCTTTCTCTCTCCTGTTTAGAGGCAGAATAGTGTCCCTCCCTTCCTGAAATCTTTTCCAATCGAGTTCATACAGTTCCTTTGTTACGTAGCAATTATCAAATCTTGATCTTGTTTCGTACATGTGCTGATAATATTTTGCCCTGGTACAAAATCAACGAAGTCATCAGTCTAAACAATTAATTCATTTCGAGAAATTTACCCTTAGAGCAttaccataatataatatatagagcCTAAGTCAAAAACTaaattggtttaaaaataagataactATTTTCTCACTGACGTTGTTATTGAAATAACTGATTGTGTTCTAGAGTAACATACAGCCTATTTTTCActgttattaaatatactgGTCCTATAGTTGTAACTTGTACCTACTattacgtagtatattattattagtctgtgctactATCTATTCGCATACATTTTGACTTCTCAGAACGACTATCAAAAGACGAATTTCTAGCATTATCATAACAATCACAAACCcacctaaaaataataagcagCAAGAACAAACTAGTGGCACACGAA from Colias croceus chromosome 24, ilColCroc2.1 encodes the following:
- the LOC123702833 gene encoding uncharacterized protein LOC123702833 isoform X4 — its product is MKTKKLIQYFNQIPRCLVFLLIPQFFSRIGRYTLTCYALILILTGPATNTLRNSEVLTESMACSQEQIKANVRHLTDSAKSPYNAIKDSIRVMLAQINRVNDKMDDIVRKIEGLVINIADIIQSSYAWLNKTVNTCNRKLGSPYQHCMHALAKGIPNCISTLGPKFSWLCNVTTVESACEIVRSYREMCLLDEFAKGSFAATIKRKLREFTTRIKRMFYASIQIHHRFTISTNASQSASQIANGIITEIRNRADPLLTWLSWSSCATSLFLLLIIFRAKYYQHMYETRSRFDNCYVTKELYELDWKRFQEGRDTILPLNRREKAKYIPTTSFRLVTTEKVFLSRSAVVMAITTFKLMIHMVADYSLYWVLMTIRYHGRFQSLIPPGPPDAGIKVTGTGFGADLLRSIFNILTVPLYLPASSPISCLPNPHPPDFQRYYQIGVLIILLWLFALFEPYGLRLRHVIMGHYRPERAKARATWLYNHILRTRGSFMKLARRKLHREYKYSGEENLTFRHWVDSHIPCYFLRRLLGTLPKEPHCLLCDTIDLLRDPDTRLIRCETPSCPGIYCRCCFTDIGELCTICMSPADYGDLSDISLEKGSTDDDSDNDINECKADSSKDYLKLSLLKSKINYRKEKCDSYYSKSNRDEYSEKISLLESFDDNLELNEYAGSEVQNSDFKNNYDVYGAKTHHVRNMKNKTKHGRNYVKFKCIRFIIRYFKKTTRYKLKLPRIKSKAMKRKRIHEWRKIKMSQFNKIISKYLSRSGNVRRCICPKNICRKEYFCCFHIVMSKKSKPNMDFKALLNRKRRARKNIIVNRCEINNHLKLNCTSKMMNPSKLAVNSADEPIFCTRTDNELNATEENGTNDNIHNEKPDKKQNENKGKMKNTPTEGMPKTESKKRNCAKTAFIAFSTCLCLKNKLTSSERKLNDMKNHDRSFQKQKNNFKRRKKKEKIVTKSDETIKIKADTENTRNYRITAYLQDQCWNKGSCRNKESLELLTKECALDDLANLRMAAARNKAREAEILKILAKKDSLNNIKAKKCNCPETPCICVPNQGTCHNKCHKPVKKERSFFKCNKDNIFHQKCKPKDVCCKYVRHAIDIDQAVSATFPEVQSNEIKVHDFEAGKHCNKTTEPHRRHGVYCPTRKEFGKIGDGYKLYNFINETKICEDQYVPVNYEVSSGQTNKTKKPLDKIPALKAMKIKDIKLVLSERCMHIRIKNPAPMIKNLYKGLTKSRKHPNGVQYTKDTIFNRAFGGKSVFPIVQSSSCQYVDETIVQDRGTQMRQKSDAISPKVYCDAAVEVVRQTCTCATQCRNINCVEKGCSTDAKMKISEHAADKRPHNVTNEQEMSSDYSTSNFESSSTSNAFTHSDDTKTDTTICSRVAVDLIEETPVRAKINKHVKKIKVNVTTKTNQGTTTDFAKFRDVSTITDDWWSPIVERKTIKRIKYEPVNKCKLMHDKCISTDRHRIVKFLSRAQIIPREDILSPSRYLLESQKYYNELFTSKLFAPHLFPVLVATKEKDKAHLKSRYNHLRKNRKTKRLEDYSSPRSKGSNIFTDKICNEKSIKKCQKCLTRENCRRLDEKS